The proteins below are encoded in one region of Belonocnema kinseyi isolate 2016_QV_RU_SX_M_011 chromosome 3, B_treatae_v1, whole genome shotgun sequence:
- the LOC117168985 gene encoding uncharacterized protein LOC117168985 isoform X2, with product MSRRQGQEKICFGSGCSRDTSSKKGMSSFMRHYSLEEYPNVSPCTYNVLDSYNSIHYRPCLSSISRKGYSGLARFRTTVQHNEKMPAPCDYSPSVPFYPEKKEAKAPFSSTLKRRTFLTNKNPGPGAHNPYKQRQTISFNRSFGGRVQMCLPVELKCCSRNTDVCKICEETPFGDYWHWNNQVFLCRPCMIEEGKIHSQFKRNELSKFRRLRDCSRIHSHEGTAAKVWLTHPKEIVKWAQREAYLSSFLPD from the exons ATGTCGAGAAG GCAAGGGCAAGAAAAAATATGCTTCGGATCCGGTTGTTCACGAGATACGTCCTCCAAAAAGGGGATGAGCTCTTTCATGAGACACTATTCTTTAGAGGAATATCCTAACGTCTCTCCATGTACATATAATGTCCTGGATTCTTATAACAGCATCCACTATAGg ccTTGTTTAAGCAGTATAAGCAGAAAAGGTTACAGTGGTCTTGCAAGATTTAGAACAACTGTTCAGCACAATGAAAAAATGCCAGCTCCTTGTGATTATTCACCTTCAGTGCCTTTTTACCCAGAGAAAAAAGAAGCGAAAGCCCCCTTTTCTTCCACTTTGAAACGAAGaacttttttaacgaataaaaatccTGG ACCTGGAGCACACAATCCTTACAAGCAAAGACAGACTATTTCTTTCAACCGCAGTTTCGGTGGACGAGTTCAAATGTGCCTTCCAGTTGAACTCAAATGTTGCAGTCGCAACACCGACGTTTGTAAAATCTGTGAGGAAACTCCCTTCGGAGACTATTGGCACTGGAACAATCAAGTTTTTCTCTGTAGGCCTTGCATGATCGAAGAAGGCAAAATTCACTCGCAATTCAAGAGAAACGAACTTTCTAAATTTCGT CGACTACGAGACTGTTCAAGAATTCATTCCCATGAAGGAACAGCTGCAAAAGTCTGGCTAACTCATCcaaaagaaattgtaaaatgGGCTCAAAGAGAGGCAtatctttcttcttttttgccCGACTAG
- the LOC117168985 gene encoding uncharacterized protein LOC117168985 isoform X1, whose translation MSDILMENFKDYGKYEYMLRRQGQEKICFGSGCSRDTSSKKGMSSFMRHYSLEEYPNVSPCTYNVLDSYNSIHYRPCLSSISRKGYSGLARFRTTVQHNEKMPAPCDYSPSVPFYPEKKEAKAPFSSTLKRRTFLTNKNPGPGAHNPYKQRQTISFNRSFGGRVQMCLPVELKCCSRNTDVCKICEETPFGDYWHWNNQVFLCRPCMIEEGKIHSQFKRNELSKFRRLRDCSRIHSHEGTAAKVWLTHPKEIVKWAQREAYLSSFLPD comes from the exons atgagtgacatattaatggaaaattttaaag attatGGAAAATACGAATATATGCTTCGCAGGCAAGGGCAAGAAAAAATATGCTTCGGATCCGGTTGTTCACGAGATACGTCCTCCAAAAAGGGGATGAGCTCTTTCATGAGACACTATTCTTTAGAGGAATATCCTAACGTCTCTCCATGTACATATAATGTCCTGGATTCTTATAACAGCATCCACTATAGg ccTTGTTTAAGCAGTATAAGCAGAAAAGGTTACAGTGGTCTTGCAAGATTTAGAACAACTGTTCAGCACAATGAAAAAATGCCAGCTCCTTGTGATTATTCACCTTCAGTGCCTTTTTACCCAGAGAAAAAAGAAGCGAAAGCCCCCTTTTCTTCCACTTTGAAACGAAGaacttttttaacgaataaaaatccTGG ACCTGGAGCACACAATCCTTACAAGCAAAGACAGACTATTTCTTTCAACCGCAGTTTCGGTGGACGAGTTCAAATGTGCCTTCCAGTTGAACTCAAATGTTGCAGTCGCAACACCGACGTTTGTAAAATCTGTGAGGAAACTCCCTTCGGAGACTATTGGCACTGGAACAATCAAGTTTTTCTCTGTAGGCCTTGCATGATCGAAGAAGGCAAAATTCACTCGCAATTCAAGAGAAACGAACTTTCTAAATTTCGT CGACTACGAGACTGTTCAAGAATTCATTCCCATGAAGGAACAGCTGCAAAAGTCTGGCTAACTCATCcaaaagaaattgtaaaatgGGCTCAAAGAGAGGCAtatctttcttcttttttgccCGACTAG
- the LOC117168984 gene encoding general transcription factor IIH subunit 1, whose translation MTTSSEDVLTQVGQVRFKKGDGTLYVMNERIAFMLDKSDTVSVSHKYADIKMQKISPEGKLKIQLQLVLHDGSSTTFHFVNRSGQEAQIKDRDTVKELLQQLLPKFKKKVNKELEEKNRLLQENPTLLQLYRDLVITQVVSSEEFWTHHATEYTQAKKIQQQEIGVNSAFLADIKPQTDGCNGLKYNLTLDIIECIFKTYPAVKRKHQENVPHKMPESEFWTKFFQSHYFHRDRINAGTKDLFTECAKIDDQEMKKDLQMGINDPLLDIASFEDTGLDEHYGSDVGKADKASGNIVHQSMIKRFNQHSIMVMKASSGRPSTADNEPQVNGSASSASKHPAMGQHSNEPKSKKLRIQEKLVYDDLDSNCDVHVATAVPLKLTHIDRYLHGPVPETGDSGLSQEDIPILLNQLKIEVAKWGNGNSLPRPDSKVILSSAAAVVAFGELTPGGALMKGFREDSLGQLIPKDLEKELRNVYVCLCELLKHFWRSFPPTTPQLEEKAVRMHEALQRFHSAKLKPFEDRMQREFSAVSQHLTSHLNQVLSAAYRKFDLWQRRKMHMR comes from the exons ATGACCACGTCATCAGAAGATGTCTTAACTCAAGTGGGACAGGTCCGATTCAAAAAAGGAGATGGCACTTTGTATGTGATGAACGAGCGAATAGCTTTTATGCTAGACAAAAGCGATACTGTATCCGTCAGTCACAAATATGCTGACATTAAAA TGCAAAAAATTTCCCcggaaggaaaattaaaaattcagctgcaaCTAGTTCTACATGATGGGTCGTCCACCACCTTTCATTTCGTAAACAGAAGTGGTCAGGAAGCACAAATCAAAGATCGCGACACCGTGAAGGAATTGTTGCAACAACTGTTACCCAAGTTCAAGAAGAAGGTTAACAAGGAACTAGAGGAAAAGAATag ATTACttcaagaaaatccaactttACTGCAATTATATCGTGACTTAGTAATTACGCAGGTGGTTTCATCTGAAGAGTTTTGGACACACCACGCTACAGAATATACACAAGCAAAGAAGATTCAACAACAAGAAATAGGTGTAAACAGTGCCTTTCTT gcTGATATCAAACCTCAGACTGATGGCTGCAATGGACTGAAGTATAATTTAACTTTGGATATAATAGAGTGTATATTTAAAACGTACCCAGCAGTTAAAAGAAAGCATCAAGAAAACGTGCCTCATAAAATGCCCGAGTCAGAATTTTGGACGAAATTCTTTCAGTCGCATTACTTCCACAGAGATCGTATTAATGCAGGGACCAAGGATCTATTTACCGAGTGTGCCAAAATAGACGACCAGGAGATGAAGAAGGACCTTCAGATGGGAATCAACGATCCTTTATTGGACATTGCCTCTTTTGAAGATACCGGTTTGGACGAACATTATGGCAGCGATGTGGGGAAAGCGGACAAAGCTTCCGGAAATATCGTACATCAGAGCATGATAAAGAGATTCAATCAACACAGCATTATGGTCATGAAAGCCAGCTCTGGCAGACCGTCGACCGCTGATAATGAACCACAGGTGAATGGTTCCGCCTCTTCAGCAAGCAAGCATCCCGCTATGGGTCAACATTCGAATGAACCAAAGTCTAAAAAG CTTAGGATACAAGAAAAGTTAGTTTACGATGATCTCGATTCTAACTGCGATGTGCATGTAGCTACCGCAGTGCCTCTTAAATTGACACACATTGATAGATATTTGCACGGACCAGTACCAGAAACTGGAGACTCTGGGCTCAGTCAAGAAGATATACCAATATTGTTAAATCAATTAAAGATAGAGGTCGCAAAGTGGGGAAATGGAAACAGTTTACCAAGACCAGATTCGAAGGTTATTCTCAGTTCGGCAGCTGCTGTCGTGGCTTTTGGAGAACTTACACCAGGCGGAGCGTTGATGAAGGGTTTTAGAGAAGACAGTCTTGGAC AATTAATACCAAAGGACTTGGAGAAGGAACTGCGCAACGTCTACGTATGCCTCTGTGAACTCCTCAAGCACTTTTGGAGAAGTTTTCCACCAACCACACCACAACTAGAGGAAAAAGCGGTTCGCATGCACGAAGCTTTGCAGAGGTTTCACTCAGCAAAACTCAAGCCATTCGAG GATCGAATGCAGAGAGAGTTTTCAGCAGTTAGTCAACATTTAACAAGTCACCTGAACCAAGTTTTAAGTGCAGCTTACAGAAAATTCGATCTCTGGCAACGACGCAAGATGCATATGAGGTAG